One segment of Leptospirillum ferrooxidans C2-3 DNA contains the following:
- the hemG gene encoding protoporphyrinogen oxidase, producing MFRCDVLIVGGGISGLAAAMVLHQAGKNILLVESRGYLGGAIRSVEDSGYLLEMGPNSMMLGPEDPINVWLDKLGLSEKLLKASPEAQNRYVWCQGKLIPVPLSPSSFLTTPLFSLSEKMRVAKEFFISPGSGLPEGSDETVGHFVRRRLGNEFLEKLIDPFVKGVYASHPDLLSLNSAFPLLARLEQESGGLIRGAIRLSREKKRKKANLTGPPGGLYSFSGGLGEMVRAFSGYLKDESLIHGELIHWNRLPSGEFQCVLLQDEERVEVISQKMILATSPADAGRILEKNQPEIASVLSSIPMAPIAIAYIGVDRKALPGYLPGFGVLFPTSEKRKILGIIQNSDLFPNRSPDGKVLLTIFAGGMLSPKIAMSFDEDFEQIVLGELKTVFGLDSRPEFFRIQRWAEGISQYSPGHASRIQRIRDLTPEGMILTGNYLGGISVLKTFTNGLEAGKAFLS from the coding sequence GTGTTCAGATGTGATGTCCTTATTGTCGGTGGGGGGATTTCAGGGCTGGCTGCAGCGATGGTGCTTCATCAGGCCGGGAAGAACATTCTTCTTGTTGAGTCCAGAGGCTATCTTGGTGGGGCAATACGCTCGGTTGAGGATAGTGGTTACCTCCTGGAAATGGGGCCAAACTCGATGATGTTGGGGCCAGAAGATCCCATCAATGTCTGGCTGGATAAACTGGGACTTTCCGAAAAACTTTTAAAAGCCTCACCAGAGGCTCAAAACAGGTATGTGTGGTGTCAGGGAAAACTCATTCCCGTGCCGCTTTCGCCATCCTCTTTTTTGACAACGCCTCTTTTTTCACTTAGTGAAAAGATGCGGGTTGCCAAAGAGTTTTTTATCTCGCCGGGTTCCGGGTTGCCTGAAGGTTCAGACGAAACTGTCGGGCATTTTGTTCGACGACGGTTGGGTAACGAATTTCTTGAAAAACTGATTGATCCATTTGTAAAAGGGGTGTATGCCTCCCACCCCGATCTTCTTTCTCTTAATTCGGCTTTTCCTCTTCTTGCGAGACTTGAGCAGGAAAGTGGGGGTCTGATTCGAGGTGCAATACGACTTTCCAGGGAGAAAAAAAGAAAGAAAGCTAACCTTACTGGCCCCCCTGGGGGGCTCTATTCATTTTCTGGGGGTCTTGGGGAAATGGTCAGGGCCTTTTCCGGATACTTAAAAGATGAATCCTTGATTCATGGTGAATTGATCCACTGGAATCGGCTTCCTTCTGGCGAGTTCCAATGTGTCCTTCTTCAGGATGAAGAGAGGGTGGAGGTCATTTCCCAAAAAATGATTTTGGCGACATCACCAGCGGATGCTGGAAGAATTCTGGAGAAGAACCAACCTGAAATTGCATCCGTTTTGTCTTCGATCCCGATGGCACCCATTGCAATTGCCTATATAGGGGTCGACCGAAAGGCTTTGCCAGGATATTTGCCAGGGTTTGGTGTTTTATTTCCAACGAGTGAAAAACGCAAAATTCTTGGGATCATTCAAAACTCGGACCTCTTTCCGAATCGGTCTCCCGACGGAAAAGTCCTTTTGACCATTTTTGCAGGTGGAATGCTCAGTCCCAAAATAGCCATGTCCTTTGATGAGGATTTCGAGCAGATTGTTCTTGGAGAGCTTAAAACGGTTTTTGGTTTAGACTCCCGACCAGAGTTTTTCAGAATACAGCGTTGGGCTGAAGGTATTTCCCAATACTCTCCTGGTCATGCTTCGCGAATTCAGCGGATAAGAGATCTAACACCTGAGGGAATGATTCTGACTGGAAACTATTTGGGAGGAATTTCTGTTTTGAAGACATTTACCAATGGATTAGAGGCCGGAAAGGCATTCTTATCATAA
- a CDS encoding metallophosphoesterase — MATYIVGDLHGQIHILEGLLSKVSFSPGRDHLIAVGDVIDRGENTGELLRFLFAGARDGWFSSVKGNHEEVLLRHLKNPKSHLLCVDSEFGGKKTLEALSRTSERKEIINWIESWPLFLEKSGRIIVHGGLPSIQGSRMGDTELCDKRLEPITGYHACLWFRPPKLCPSYDGRTIISGHSIVPQAGSVQDGIILVDTGCYRTGKLSAIRLEDMLIFEYQGIPK; from the coding sequence GTGGCAACTTACATAGTGGGAGACCTTCATGGGCAAATCCATATTTTGGAAGGACTCCTGTCCAAAGTCTCCTTTTCACCAGGTAGAGATCACTTGATTGCAGTGGGCGATGTGATCGATCGGGGAGAGAACACGGGAGAGCTCCTGCGTTTTTTATTCGCTGGTGCCCGGGATGGATGGTTCAGTTCCGTCAAGGGAAATCATGAAGAAGTTTTGCTTCGACACCTGAAAAACCCCAAGAGCCATCTTCTATGTGTCGATTCTGAATTTGGAGGAAAAAAAACATTGGAGGCCCTGTCCAGAACCTCGGAAAGGAAAGAGATCATCAACTGGATTGAGAGTTGGCCCCTATTCCTAGAAAAATCAGGTCGAATTATCGTTCACGGGGGGCTTCCTTCCATTCAGGGATCTCGAATGGGGGACACAGAACTTTGCGATAAAAGACTTGAACCCATAACGGGCTATCATGCCTGTCTCTGGTTTCGTCCGCCAAAACTGTGCCCATCCTATGATGGACGCACAATTATCTCTGGCCACTCAATTGTTCCACAGGCAGGATCCGTTCAGGATGGGATCATATTAGTTGACACAGGATGCTACCGGACAGGAAAACTATCTGCGATCCGACTCGAGGATATGCTAATTTTTGAATATCAGGGGATCCCCAAATAA
- a CDS encoding zinc-binding dehydrogenase, whose translation MKAIRLVAPGDRWSSLQYTDLPIPEIRAANEILVRVHAAGVNPIDCKLQKKGSLFPENLPIVPGCEGSGVVQAVGPGVTGFSPGDQVVFMYGGFGTTPGTFAEYTIVPETSLCKKPSTMTMEQAACFPLTLITAWESLHTRGKITKNDKILIHAGAGGVGQMAIQLAKCSGAQIFTSVRGEENKQIILHQKQAILLDSEQFEEQFLEKSGGHGPDLILDTIGGSFTSRSLSLLAPYGRLVTLLEEHVSMEDATTSKRKNLTLHWIQALTPNILKLEHLQKAQTDILKKGAILADEGKLSVQIGQVFLLKQVAKAMDLLESGHHHGRIVLSMDLKED comes from the coding sequence ATGAAAGCCATTAGGTTAGTCGCTCCCGGAGATCGGTGGTCGTCACTTCAATACACCGATCTCCCCATACCAGAAATCCGGGCCGCAAACGAAATTCTTGTTCGTGTTCATGCAGCAGGTGTTAATCCCATTGATTGCAAACTCCAGAAAAAAGGGTCCCTGTTTCCTGAAAACCTTCCGATTGTGCCAGGCTGTGAGGGATCAGGAGTTGTTCAAGCGGTTGGTCCGGGCGTAACAGGATTTTCCCCGGGCGACCAGGTTGTCTTTATGTATGGAGGGTTTGGCACAACTCCTGGTACATTTGCCGAGTATACAATCGTTCCTGAAACCTCTCTTTGCAAAAAGCCATCAACGATGACCATGGAACAGGCCGCATGCTTTCCTCTGACACTGATCACCGCATGGGAATCCCTTCATACAAGAGGAAAAATCACCAAAAATGACAAGATCCTGATCCATGCCGGGGCTGGCGGAGTTGGACAAATGGCAATCCAGCTCGCGAAATGCTCAGGTGCACAAATCTTCACCAGCGTCCGAGGGGAAGAAAACAAACAAATCATTCTTCATCAAAAACAAGCCATTCTCCTTGATTCCGAACAGTTCGAAGAACAATTTCTTGAAAAATCAGGAGGCCATGGCCCTGACTTGATTCTGGATACCATTGGAGGGTCCTTCACTTCCAGAAGTCTCTCCCTTCTGGCTCCATACGGAAGGCTTGTGACACTATTGGAGGAACATGTATCCATGGAAGATGCCACGACTTCAAAAAGAAAAAACCTCACCCTCCACTGGATACAGGCGCTTACTCCAAACATTTTAAAGCTTGAGCATCTCCAGAAAGCTCAAACCGATATTCTGAAGAAAGGGGCAATACTGGCTGATGAAGGAAAACTCTCTGTTCAAATCGGTCAGGTTTTTCTGCTTAAACAGGTGGCAAAGGCGATGGATCTCCTTGAATCCGGACATCATCATGGAAGAATTGTCCTTTCCATGGATCTTAAGGAGGATTAG
- the hpnH gene encoding adenosyl-hopene transferase HpnH, with protein MAISLHQAVKVGSYILSQKLRGRRKFPLVLMLEPLFRCNLECAGCGKIQYPEEILNKRLSPEECFKAVDECGAPVVTIAGGEPLIHQEISEIVEGIVAKKKFVYLCTNAILLEKHLHKLKPSPYLTLSVHLDGLKEDHDRLVCRNGIFDVAVRAIKDAKSKGFKVTTNSTVFEGENPEDLHKFFDFVSTLKTDGMMISPGYSYAWAPDQAHFLRRERTKEFFRKIFAPMHEKGNTKQWNFNHSPFYLDFLEGARDYDCTPWGSPNYSVLGWQKPCYLLNDGYASSFNELMETTDWDQYGHKSGNPRCQDCMVHCGFEPSAVSDATSSIKNTIRSISSLIPAG; from the coding sequence ATGGCAATATCCCTTCACCAAGCCGTTAAGGTTGGTTCCTATATTCTTAGTCAAAAACTACGTGGACGCCGCAAATTTCCTCTTGTACTGATGCTTGAACCTCTTTTCAGATGTAATCTTGAATGCGCTGGATGCGGAAAGATTCAGTATCCCGAGGAAATCCTGAACAAAAGATTATCCCCTGAAGAATGTTTCAAGGCTGTTGATGAATGCGGAGCACCGGTGGTTACCATTGCAGGTGGAGAACCACTCATTCATCAGGAGATCAGCGAAATCGTTGAAGGAATTGTGGCAAAGAAAAAGTTTGTCTATCTATGCACCAATGCCATCTTGCTTGAAAAACACCTTCACAAACTGAAACCTTCCCCATATCTGACACTCTCGGTTCATCTTGACGGACTTAAGGAAGACCATGACCGCCTTGTTTGCAGAAATGGCATTTTTGATGTGGCTGTCAGAGCCATAAAAGATGCAAAATCAAAAGGCTTCAAGGTGACAACAAATTCCACTGTCTTTGAGGGAGAAAACCCCGAAGACCTTCATAAATTTTTTGATTTTGTTTCCACTCTCAAAACTGATGGCATGATGATTTCCCCGGGTTATTCCTACGCTTGGGCTCCTGATCAGGCCCATTTTCTGAGAAGAGAACGCACCAAGGAGTTTTTCCGGAAGATTTTTGCTCCAATGCATGAGAAAGGGAACACAAAACAGTGGAATTTCAATCACAGCCCCTTCTACTTGGATTTTCTCGAAGGAGCAAGGGACTATGACTGCACCCCCTGGGGCAGTCCGAACTACTCTGTATTGGGATGGCAAAAACCTTGTTATCTTCTTAACGATGGCTATGCATCAAGCTTTAATGAACTCATGGAAACAACTGATTGGGATCAATACGGTCATAAAAGTGGAAACCCGAGATGCCAGGACTGCATGGTCCACTGTGGCTTTGAACCATCAGCTGTTTCAGATGCGACATCAAGCATCAAAAATACCATACGTTCCATATCGAGTCTGATACCTGCAGGATGA
- the glk gene encoding glucokinase, with the protein MAQPLVLVGDIGGTKTSLALFSLAERGSREHFVPLCPAVYPSKRYDSLEPMIQEYLSWVRERLVGDPNIVAATFGVAGPVTGRVCRTTNLPWIVDAGSLEKLISVQEGNVNLLNDLEALAWSVGGDPLIPLATIQEGEPGTSTTMVLVAPGTGLGEAVLCGRDENFFALPSEGGHADWAPVNKEQARLLEYLWEEFSHVSVERVLSGMGIVRLYTFLAKDIPAPNRPLPIPKAEPPADFPSQISQKALDEKDPVCMKALEMFAEILAQEASNMVLKVLARGGCFIGGGIPIRIRPFLESVAFRRRFVEKGRYSELLAKVPVWIILDPEAPLVGSAFYASRHVLSYRGEIA; encoded by the coding sequence ATGGCACAACCTTTGGTTCTTGTGGGCGATATTGGTGGGACAAAAACTTCCCTGGCACTTTTTTCTTTGGCAGAAAGAGGCTCGAGGGAGCACTTTGTTCCGCTTTGTCCTGCGGTATATCCTAGCAAAAGGTACGATTCTCTAGAGCCGATGATTCAGGAATACCTCTCATGGGTCCGTGAGCGTCTTGTGGGTGATCCGAATATTGTTGCCGCAACATTCGGTGTTGCAGGTCCTGTTACAGGACGTGTCTGCAGGACAACCAACCTGCCTTGGATCGTTGATGCCGGTTCACTTGAGAAGCTTATTTCTGTTCAGGAAGGAAATGTCAACCTCCTGAACGATCTTGAAGCTTTGGCCTGGAGTGTTGGCGGTGATCCTCTGATCCCTTTGGCAACAATCCAGGAAGGGGAGCCGGGCACCTCAACGACGATGGTCCTTGTCGCTCCCGGGACAGGATTGGGGGAGGCCGTCCTTTGTGGCAGGGACGAGAACTTTTTTGCTCTTCCTTCAGAGGGGGGGCATGCTGACTGGGCTCCTGTTAATAAGGAGCAGGCACGTCTCCTTGAATATTTGTGGGAGGAGTTTTCCCATGTAAGTGTGGAAAGGGTCCTTTCCGGGATGGGGATTGTGCGATTGTATACTTTCCTGGCGAAGGACATTCCTGCTCCCAATCGTCCCCTTCCGATTCCAAAGGCGGAACCACCTGCAGATTTTCCCTCTCAAATTTCTCAAAAGGCACTCGATGAAAAAGATCCTGTGTGCATGAAGGCTCTTGAAATGTTTGCCGAAATTTTGGCACAGGAGGCATCCAATATGGTCTTGAAGGTTTTGGCCAGAGGGGGGTGTTTCATTGGTGGGGGTATCCCGATTCGGATCAGGCCATTTCTTGAGTCCGTGGCTTTCCGCAGGAGATTTGTAGAAAAGGGGCGATATTCTGAACTATTGGCGAAGGTGCCGGTCTGGATTATTCTGGATCCTGAAGCGCCTCTGGTCGGGTCAGCTTTTTATGCGAGTCGCCATGTCCTTTCATATAGGGGAGAGATTGCATGA
- the pgl gene encoding 6-phosphogluconolactonase, producing the protein MTTGTDSTHSAKDHQDPGMIPVFRMWETPVDLAREGAVLFRDLLKKDVLARKTASVVLSGGNSPRGLFSEIGHLLSVGCEGWVGNVEWFEGDERMVPPTHIRSNFRMMKETLFNPLAISPERIHRILGEAPVASEEALRYAHEIMQVLGAPGPHLPVLDYVFLGIGPDGHTASLFPGTFPELEHHQLVVSSSATKEREARVSMGYHLLAHARHLIFLVMGEDKRPILEDILLRMKPSPVQELLLLRAEIGESATFWVDRAALSNDLERVVKMMY; encoded by the coding sequence ATGACAACAGGAACTGATTCAACCCATTCAGCAAAAGATCATCAGGATCCAGGGATGATTCCTGTTTTTAGAATGTGGGAAACTCCTGTGGATCTTGCGAGAGAAGGTGCTGTTTTATTCAGGGATCTTTTGAAAAAGGATGTGTTGGCGAGAAAAACGGCTTCAGTTGTTCTCTCGGGGGGGAATTCTCCAAGAGGTCTTTTCAGCGAAATCGGGCACCTTTTATCCGTTGGATGCGAGGGCTGGGTCGGAAACGTGGAATGGTTTGAGGGCGATGAGCGAATGGTTCCTCCGACTCATATTCGGAGTAACTTTCGGATGATGAAGGAAACACTGTTTAATCCACTTGCAATTTCTCCCGAACGGATACACAGGATTTTGGGAGAAGCTCCTGTCGCTTCGGAAGAAGCATTGAGATATGCGCATGAAATCATGCAGGTCTTGGGTGCGCCTGGCCCGCATCTTCCTGTCCTGGACTATGTCTTCTTGGGGATTGGTCCGGATGGGCATACTGCGAGCCTTTTCCCGGGTACTTTCCCTGAACTTGAACACCATCAGCTTGTTGTGAGTTCATCTGCCACAAAAGAGAGAGAAGCCCGGGTTTCGATGGGGTATCATTTACTCGCTCATGCCCGCCATCTGATTTTTCTGGTAATGGGAGAAGATAAACGGCCAATTCTTGAGGATATCCTTCTTCGGATGAAACCGTCTCCCGTTCAGGAACTTCTTTTGCTCCGGGCAGAAATCGGTGAGTCGGCTACATTTTGGGTCGACAGGGCTGCTCTCTCGAATGACTTGGAGCGTGTTGTCAAAATGATGTATTGA